A genomic region of Clavibacter michiganensis subsp. insidiosus contains the following coding sequences:
- a CDS encoding acetyltransferase — translation MSTEPVIVRSDDPRVARLREEGWVVTARSWAAQLDAADADPAVLRALVDRVAGSAVLRELGPDDARPILALDAATLADYPGGPATRHAGLTADSARIPVRGRRGYGAFDAGGELLAMTFVDLDPTGLAAETDVTVVAAAHRGRGLGAAVKAASVLGLLEAGVTSFRTGGSSENAAIIAAGAALGYRVDEEWLTLEAPESA, via the coding sequence ATGAGCACCGAGCCCGTCATCGTCCGATCCGACGACCCGCGGGTCGCCCGCCTCCGAGAGGAGGGATGGGTCGTGACCGCCCGGTCATGGGCCGCGCAGCTCGACGCGGCGGACGCGGATCCCGCCGTCCTGCGCGCGCTCGTCGACCGCGTCGCCGGATCCGCCGTGCTGCGCGAGCTGGGCCCGGACGACGCCCGGCCCATCCTCGCGCTCGACGCCGCCACCCTCGCCGACTACCCGGGCGGCCCGGCCACCCGGCACGCGGGCCTCACGGCCGACTCCGCCCGCATCCCGGTGCGCGGCCGCCGCGGCTACGGCGCGTTCGACGCGGGAGGTGAGCTGCTCGCGATGACGTTCGTCGACCTGGATCCCACGGGCCTGGCCGCCGAGACCGACGTGACGGTCGTCGCGGCCGCCCACCGCGGGCGCGGCCTCGGCGCGGCCGTGAAGGCGGCGTCGGTTCTGGGGCTCCTCGAGGCGGGCGTGACATCGTTCCGCACCGGAGGCTCGAGCGAGAACGCGGCGATCATCGCGGCGGGCGCCGCACTCGGCTACCGCGTCGACGAGGAGTGGCTCACGCTCGAGGCGCCCGAGAGCGCCTAA
- a CDS encoding general stress protein produces the protein MSTPSTDPRAHAVPATPREVIASYTEYADAQAAVDTLSDREFPVASTQIVGHDVRTVETVTGRVTNGSAAVRGAAGGAWFGLMLGLLFGIFTPGVAWLGVLLVAVGIGALWGALFGFVGHYATRGQRDFASVQTLTAGRYDVLVDSARAAEASRILFDTSGAPRA, from the coding sequence ATGTCCACCCCCAGCACCGACCCCCGCGCGCACGCCGTCCCGGCCACGCCCCGCGAGGTGATCGCGAGCTACACCGAGTACGCCGACGCGCAGGCCGCCGTCGACACGCTGTCCGACCGCGAGTTCCCGGTCGCCTCGACGCAGATCGTGGGCCACGACGTCCGCACGGTCGAGACCGTGACCGGCCGGGTCACCAACGGCAGCGCCGCGGTGCGCGGAGCCGCGGGCGGCGCCTGGTTCGGCCTCATGCTGGGCCTGCTGTTCGGGATCTTCACCCCCGGCGTCGCCTGGCTCGGCGTCCTGCTCGTCGCCGTCGGCATCGGCGCGCTCTGGGGTGCGCTGTTCGGCTTCGTCGGCCACTACGCCACGCGCGGGCAGCGCGACTTCGCCTCCGTCCAGACGCTGACCGCCGGCCGCTACGACGTACTTGTCGACAGCGCGCGGGCCGCCGAGGCGTCGCGGATCCTGTTCGACACGTCGGGGGCGCCGCGCGCCTGA
- a CDS encoding LacI family DNA-binding transcriptional regulator, with product MAGPAGLSGSGAAGRESAGRATIHDVAAAAGVSRQTVTRAMNGMPGISEETKRRVLDAADQLAYRPSWFGRGLVTGGDHQLGLVVDDLRNPWSPELAAAVVRIAAARGWNVSLADVGLAADSDRMVEALGAQTDAVIGTLGSRAAEWIARLGSVPVVELDPRGDPLRAAVQLDPSEAIDALADHLEAVGVRHPVVLDAAVAAGPSPRAALLVRAFEARSMEVSVVRASAPTAEAAAVATERVVARPRAADAIVAFNDVCALGVLSACRRAGVDVPGDVRVVGIDGLSLGRLLAPTLTTLAVDLDELARHALDLAVAMIAGDLPRSGPEVIRTVRHQLVVRESA from the coding sequence GTGGCTGGACCTGCGGGGCTGAGCGGCTCCGGCGCGGCCGGTCGGGAGTCGGCCGGCCGCGCCACCATCCACGACGTCGCGGCCGCCGCCGGGGTATCCCGGCAGACCGTGACGCGCGCGATGAACGGCATGCCGGGCATCAGCGAGGAGACGAAGCGGCGCGTGCTCGACGCCGCGGATCAGCTCGCGTACCGGCCGTCGTGGTTCGGGCGCGGGCTCGTGACGGGCGGGGACCACCAGCTCGGCCTCGTCGTCGACGACCTGCGCAACCCGTGGTCGCCCGAGCTCGCGGCCGCGGTCGTGCGCATCGCGGCCGCCCGCGGCTGGAACGTCTCGCTCGCCGACGTCGGCCTCGCCGCCGACTCCGACCGCATGGTGGAGGCGCTCGGCGCGCAGACCGACGCGGTGATCGGGACCCTCGGTTCGCGAGCCGCGGAGTGGATCGCGCGGCTCGGCTCGGTGCCGGTCGTCGAGCTGGATCCGCGCGGCGACCCCCTGCGCGCCGCCGTGCAGCTGGATCCCTCGGAGGCGATCGACGCCCTCGCCGACCACCTCGAGGCGGTCGGCGTGCGCCACCCGGTCGTGCTCGACGCGGCGGTCGCCGCGGGTCCCAGCCCGCGCGCCGCCCTGCTCGTGCGCGCGTTCGAGGCGCGGTCGATGGAGGTGTCCGTCGTGCGCGCGTCCGCGCCCACCGCAGAGGCGGCCGCCGTCGCGACCGAGCGCGTCGTGGCCCGCCCGCGCGCGGCCGACGCGATCGTGGCCTTCAACGACGTGTGCGCCCTCGGCGTCCTCTCCGCGTGCCGCCGCGCGGGCGTCGACGTGCCGGGCGACGTGCGCGTGGTCGGCATCGACGGCCTCTCGCTCGGCCGCCTGCTCGCGCCGACCCTCACGACGCTCGCGGTGGACCTCGACGAGCTCGCCCGCCACGCGCTCGACCTCGCGGTCGCGATGATCGCGGGCGACCTGCCGCGCTCGGGTCCCGAGGTGATCCGCACGGTGCGGCACCAGCTGGTGGTGCGCGAGTCGGCGTGA
- a CDS encoding MoaD/ThiS family protein: MIVPVELFAAAAAALGRTTDEVDLPDPATLGDLMDALGSRAAATADPANASAVLARCTYLVEGVATTDRDAPLTAGSAVDVLPPFSGG; encoded by the coding sequence GTGATCGTCCCCGTGGAGCTCTTCGCCGCCGCCGCCGCCGCGCTCGGCCGCACGACCGACGAGGTCGACCTGCCGGATCCCGCGACGCTCGGCGACCTGATGGACGCGCTCGGATCCCGAGCCGCCGCGACCGCGGATCCGGCGAACGCGTCCGCCGTCCTCGCCCGCTGCACCTACCTCGTCGAGGGCGTCGCGACGACCGACCGCGATGCTCCCCTGACCGCGGGCAGCGCGGTGGACGTGCTGCCGCCGTTCTCCGGCGGCTGA
- a CDS encoding VOC family protein, whose product MPRITPTLWFGEEIEEAARFYVDLFPGSRITDTSRYPDDFPDPALRGTALVVDLELDGQPYRLLNGGPGMQASEAVSLSISAGDQEEVDRYWDAFAADGGTEGRCGWVRDRWGFWWQVVPEAMASTIGGPDPAGAARAMAAMMGMGRLVVAELQAAYDGR is encoded by the coding sequence ATGCCGCGCATCACCCCCACCCTCTGGTTCGGCGAGGAGATCGAGGAGGCGGCGCGGTTCTACGTCGACCTGTTCCCCGGCTCGCGGATCACCGACACCTCGCGCTACCCGGACGACTTCCCGGATCCCGCGCTGCGCGGCACGGCCCTCGTGGTCGACCTCGAGCTCGACGGCCAGCCGTACCGCCTGCTGAACGGCGGACCCGGCATGCAGGCGAGCGAGGCGGTGTCGCTGTCGATCTCCGCGGGCGACCAGGAGGAGGTCGACCGCTACTGGGACGCCTTCGCCGCGGACGGCGGGACCGAGGGCCGGTGCGGCTGGGTGCGCGACCGCTGGGGCTTCTGGTGGCAGGTCGTCCCGGAGGCGATGGCGTCGACGATCGGCGGGCCCGACCCCGCGGGCGCCGCGCGCGCCATGGCCGCGATGATGGGCATGGGCCGGCTCGTCGTCGCCGAGCTGCAGGCCGCGTACGACGGGCGCTGA
- a CDS encoding MarR family winged helix-turn-helix transcriptional regulator, with protein MSELPGKDGVAVGAAMERAVLAITRWATRPDVRRRMLADEGEAFSSTDTWLLAHLAERGATRMRVLAAWQGVDKSTMTAHVRRLEERGLVLREPDPDDRRAVLVRPTPDAERVLDRNSATARALLGELVGEWSTRERSELTRLLGRLVAEIETEGGGR; from the coding sequence GTGAGCGAGCTCCCAGGCAAAGACGGTGTCGCCGTCGGGGCGGCGATGGAGCGGGCGGTCCTCGCGATCACCCGCTGGGCGACGCGGCCCGACGTGCGCCGGCGCATGCTCGCCGACGAGGGCGAGGCGTTCTCGTCGACCGACACCTGGCTCCTCGCCCACCTCGCCGAGCGCGGGGCGACCCGGATGCGCGTCCTCGCCGCCTGGCAGGGCGTCGACAAGTCGACGATGACGGCGCACGTGCGGCGCCTCGAGGAGCGGGGCCTCGTGCTCCGCGAGCCCGACCCCGACGACCGGCGCGCGGTCCTCGTGCGCCCCACGCCCGACGCCGAGCGCGTGCTCGACCGCAACTCCGCGACGGCCCGCGCCCTCCTCGGCGAGCTCGTGGGGGAGTGGTCGACCCGGGAGCGCTCCGAGCTGACGCGGCTGCTCGGACGGCTCGTCGCGGAGATCGAGACGGAGGGCGGGGGTCGGTGA
- a CDS encoding transcriptional regulator, with product MAAPAPEFDAVIHAPQRLQICALLARVGETEFGTLRDALAVSDATLSKHLKTLAESAIVESRRVQQPRGQARTWVALTKDGRRRLAAHFAFLRGLDPGASADA from the coding sequence GTGGCCGCGCCAGCGCCGGAGTTCGACGCGGTCATCCACGCCCCGCAGCGGCTGCAGATCTGCGCGCTGCTCGCCCGGGTCGGGGAGACCGAGTTCGGCACCCTCCGGGACGCGCTCGCCGTGTCCGACGCCACCCTCAGCAAGCACCTCAAGACCCTGGCCGAGTCCGCGATCGTCGAGTCCCGTCGCGTGCAGCAGCCGCGCGGCCAGGCCCGCACCTGGGTCGCGCTCACGAAGGACGGCCGCCGTCGGCTGGCCGCGCACTTCGCCTTCCTGCGGGGGCTGGATCCGGGTGCCTCGGCCGACGCGTGA
- a CDS encoding nucleotidyltransferase domain-containing protein produces MSSGAPTDAGPAIRLDDDAFLEHVADALAAVPGVRGVALGGSRAQGANRPDSDWDVAVYYRGSFDPDGLRALGWPGALSPRGGWGPVFDGGGALNVDGRTVDVHYRDLDAIEAVHEEALAGRFTLETLLFHQAGLPSTILLAEVGVNRALRGEVPAFAYPPTLRASAPGVWWQRAELTLHYAREGHARHGRVAQCAGLLSEAACSAAHAILAHRGEWVTNEKQLLTRAGLRGIDAVVARMGTEPAELVRAVDAVEALLADAVRREGISGGG; encoded by the coding sequence GTGAGCTCCGGCGCCCCGACCGACGCCGGCCCGGCCATCCGCCTCGACGACGACGCGTTCCTCGAGCACGTCGCCGACGCGCTGGCCGCGGTGCCGGGCGTGCGGGGCGTGGCCCTCGGCGGATCCCGAGCCCAGGGCGCGAACCGGCCCGACAGTGACTGGGACGTGGCCGTCTACTACCGCGGATCCTTCGACCCCGACGGCCTGCGCGCCCTCGGCTGGCCCGGCGCGCTCAGCCCGCGCGGCGGCTGGGGGCCGGTCTTCGACGGCGGCGGCGCGCTGAACGTCGACGGTCGCACGGTCGACGTCCACTACCGCGACCTCGATGCGATCGAGGCCGTGCACGAGGAGGCGCTCGCCGGGCGCTTCACCCTCGAGACGCTGCTGTTCCACCAGGCGGGCCTGCCCAGCACGATCCTGCTGGCCGAGGTCGGGGTGAACCGCGCCCTCCGCGGCGAGGTGCCCGCGTTCGCGTACCCGCCGACGCTGCGCGCGTCCGCGCCTGGCGTCTGGTGGCAGCGCGCGGAGCTGACGCTGCACTACGCCCGCGAGGGTCACGCCCGCCACGGCCGGGTCGCGCAGTGCGCGGGTCTCCTCTCCGAGGCGGCGTGCTCCGCGGCGCACGCGATCCTCGCCCACCGCGGCGAGTGGGTCACGAACGAGAAGCAGCTCCTCACGCGTGCGGGGCTTCGCGGGATCGATGCGGTCGTGGCGCGCATGGGCACCGAGCCCGCGGAGCTGGTGCGCGCGGTCGACGCGGTCGAGGCGCTGCTGGCGGACGCTGTCCGGCGGGAGGGGATCTCGGGCGGCGGCTGA
- a CDS encoding DUF1648 domain-containing protein: protein MTTTAPSPLPTGARVAVVAPAAVIALVLAVAAVLLAPTLPGRIAVHFAADGTPDGWGSPWVMLTVALGLAVVAVALAVAALRARDRRTAATVVLVANLVAGILATGWIAVAASAAVGDGTFPVGWSVLLLGVGALAAAIPVAVLVRAAGPVPANDVTPLEVPATARVAWRGRTGSGWFAGIGAAVVVLGLVAAASAPAGDAGTAALTGIPLVVAGLAMLALARVDVTVDRRGFRVVSAWTRIPIMRVPLARIESAGWEDVSPGQWGGWGLRVSGRGLAYVTRSGPGLVVRLSGGRARLVTVADADRGAAVLGALLAARRAS from the coding sequence ATGACCACCACAGCACCCTCGCCCCTGCCGACCGGCGCGCGCGTCGCGGTCGTCGCCCCCGCTGCGGTCATCGCCCTGGTGCTCGCCGTCGCGGCCGTGCTGCTCGCGCCGACGCTCCCCGGCCGGATCGCCGTGCACTTCGCCGCCGACGGGACGCCCGACGGATGGGGCTCGCCCTGGGTGATGCTCACGGTCGCGCTGGGTCTCGCGGTCGTGGCCGTGGCGCTGGCCGTCGCCGCCCTGCGAGCGCGGGACCGGCGCACGGCGGCCACGGTGGTCCTCGTCGCCAACCTCGTGGCGGGCATCCTCGCCACGGGCTGGATCGCGGTCGCCGCGTCCGCCGCCGTCGGCGACGGCACCTTCCCCGTCGGGTGGAGCGTCTTGCTGTTGGGCGTGGGGGCGCTGGCGGCCGCGATCCCCGTGGCCGTCCTCGTCCGCGCCGCGGGGCCCGTCCCCGCGAACGACGTGACGCCGCTCGAGGTCCCCGCCACGGCGCGGGTCGCCTGGCGTGGGCGCACCGGCAGCGGGTGGTTCGCGGGCATCGGCGCGGCCGTCGTGGTGCTCGGTCTCGTGGCCGCGGCCAGCGCTCCAGCGGGGGATGCCGGCACCGCCGCGCTCACCGGGATCCCGCTGGTCGTGGCCGGGCTCGCCATGCTCGCCCTCGCCCGCGTCGACGTCACGGTCGACCGGCGCGGGTTCCGGGTCGTGTCGGCGTGGACGCGGATCCCGATCATGCGCGTGCCCCTCGCCCGCATCGAGTCGGCCGGCTGGGAGGACGTGTCCCCGGGGCAGTGGGGCGGATGGGGCCTCCGCGTCTCGGGCCGCGGCCTCGCCTACGTCACGCGCTCCGGTCCCGGCCTCGTCGTGCGGCTGAGCGGCGGCCGCGCGCGCCTGGTCACCGTTGCGGACGCGGATCGCGGGGCCGCGGTCCTCGGCGCTCTGCTCGCCGCGCGTCGCGCCAGCTGA
- a CDS encoding ThiF family adenylyltransferase, which produces MGSSLPLVDREGTDPGGRGLGGPGSGQDARERRERHSRHLALPGIGMGGQSRIDQARVLVIGAGGLGSPVLQYLAAAGIGTLGIVDDDAVDLSNLQRQTIHGTPDVGRPKTSSAADSVHRTDPGIEVVEHAERLTNDNAIRILSGYDVVVDATDNFATRYLISDAAALVGVPCVWGSVYRWDAQVTVFWDAAPDGRGIDYRDVFPEPPADGAVLSCEEAGVFGAVCGTVGALMATEVIKLVTGAGTPLLGRVVVLDALAGTSRTIGVKRAKGRQRVTALADYDLFCGVGAATDGTELDAEEVEWILASDEQVVLLDVREPDERLVDSIPGHVPVPVRIVTVDPGAVPGAITDRVIVYCASGVRSRAAAAALREAGRDAVSLRGGIQSWRSVAGRA; this is translated from the coding sequence ATGGGGTCGTCTCTGCCGCTCGTCGATCGGGAGGGCACCGACCCCGGGGGGCGGGGCCTGGGTGGTCCTGGCTCCGGGCAGGATGCGCGCGAACGGCGCGAACGCCACTCCCGGCACCTCGCCCTTCCCGGCATCGGGATGGGGGGTCAGTCCCGCATCGACCAGGCGCGCGTGCTCGTGATCGGCGCGGGCGGCCTCGGTTCCCCCGTGCTGCAGTACCTGGCCGCGGCGGGGATCGGGACCCTGGGAATCGTAGACGACGATGCTGTGGACCTCTCGAACCTCCAGCGCCAGACCATCCACGGCACGCCCGACGTCGGCCGGCCGAAGACCTCGTCAGCCGCGGATTCCGTGCACCGCACCGACCCGGGCATCGAGGTGGTCGAGCACGCCGAGCGCCTCACGAACGACAACGCGATCCGGATCCTCAGCGGATACGACGTGGTCGTCGACGCCACCGACAACTTCGCCACGCGGTACCTCATCAGCGATGCGGCGGCGCTGGTCGGCGTGCCGTGCGTGTGGGGATCCGTGTACCGGTGGGACGCGCAGGTCACCGTCTTCTGGGACGCGGCGCCTGACGGCCGCGGCATCGACTACCGCGACGTCTTCCCCGAGCCGCCGGCGGACGGCGCCGTGCTCTCCTGCGAGGAGGCGGGCGTGTTCGGCGCGGTGTGCGGCACGGTCGGGGCGCTCATGGCGACCGAGGTCATCAAGCTCGTCACCGGCGCGGGGACGCCGCTGCTCGGCCGGGTCGTGGTGCTCGACGCGCTCGCCGGCACCAGCCGCACCATCGGTGTGAAGCGCGCCAAGGGCCGCCAGCGTGTCACGGCGCTCGCCGACTACGACCTGTTCTGCGGCGTGGGCGCGGCCACGGACGGCACCGAGCTCGACGCGGAGGAGGTGGAGTGGATCCTCGCCTCCGACGAGCAGGTCGTGCTCCTCGACGTGCGCGAGCCCGACGAGCGGCTCGTCGACTCCATCCCCGGCCATGTCCCGGTGCCGGTGCGCATCGTCACGGTGGATCCGGGTGCGGTGCCCGGCGCGATCACCGACCGCGTGATCGTCTACTGCGCCTCCGGTGTGCGCTCCCGGGCGGCCGCGGCGGCGCTGCGCGAGGCGGGGCGCGACGCGGTGAGCCTCCGCGGCGGGATCCAGTCGTGGCGGAGCGTGGCGGGGCGGGCGTGA
- a CDS encoding GntR family transcriptional regulator translates to MLITVDPAAKASLAEQVATQIRYAIARGELASGERLPSARDLAAAVDVNMHTVLRAYASLQADGLIELRRGRGATVIRSGNASFDRLRTLVEELRAQADTLEVPLDDLLTMIKGAR, encoded by the coding sequence ATGCTCATCACGGTGGATCCGGCGGCGAAGGCCTCGCTCGCCGAGCAGGTGGCCACGCAGATCCGCTACGCGATAGCGCGCGGCGAGCTCGCGAGCGGGGAACGGCTGCCGTCGGCGCGCGACCTCGCCGCGGCCGTCGACGTGAACATGCACACGGTGCTCCGCGCGTATGCGAGCCTCCAGGCGGACGGGCTGATCGAGCTGCGGCGCGGTCGCGGCGCGACGGTGATCCGCTCGGGCAACGCCTCGTTCGACCGGCTCCGCACGCTCGTCGAGGAGCTGCGCGCGCAGGCGGACACCCTCGAGGTGCCGCTCGACGACCTCCTCACCATGATCAAGGGAGCACGATGA
- a CDS encoding aldo/keto reductase: MTDPTPTTPTAPGWAVLGPGGIARRFLSQLPASTRDARLVAAGSSSAERAGSFAAEAADHGFADVTGGDYDAVLADPAVDAVYISTVHTGHADLVVRALEAGKAVLCEKPLAVNHGTAMALVDAAREAGLPLVEAYMYRFHPQTAALLELLRDGVIGEVAHVDASFSFRTGSRTGRLYDTATAGGGILDVGGYTVTAAAAVVQAATGIAVAEPLTLEVDGTVGPTGVDEWSVARVAYRGVAGKPGITATLRTGVALDEPRALTILGSKGRIHLSDPWTLGDAPTIEVSVVGEEPRTLTFTGAKPYAIEADATTDALAAGRGEAAQMTLDETLATARTLDRWRAALELRYPFEAEDADIPTVSGRPLSVRDDSPMLYGEIPGVGKRMSRLVLGVDNQPDLALASAIFDHFVEQGGNAFDTGYIYGGGVLEGRLGKWIRNRGIREDVVVITKGAHTPHCDPESLTQQLLESLERQGTDYADIYLMHRDNLEVPVGEFVDVMDEHQRAGRIRSYGVSNWTPERFDEAQAYAKANGRAGFQALSDHFGLAEAYDVPWAGCVHVTDPASKAWLEERQVPLLPWSSQARGFFTGRARPDDLSDPELVRCYYGDDNFERLRRAEELAAEHGVQATAIALAYVLAQPFPTFPLFGPRTITEVRSSMRGLSIELTPEQVAWLDLRG; encoded by the coding sequence ATGACCGACCCCACCCCGACCACCCCGACCGCACCCGGCTGGGCGGTCCTCGGCCCGGGCGGCATCGCCCGCCGCTTCCTCTCCCAGCTCCCCGCGAGCACGCGCGACGCGCGCCTCGTCGCCGCCGGCAGCTCGAGCGCCGAGCGCGCCGGGTCCTTCGCCGCCGAGGCCGCCGACCACGGCTTCGCCGACGTCACGGGAGGCGACTACGACGCCGTCCTCGCGGATCCGGCCGTCGACGCCGTCTACATCTCGACCGTGCACACGGGCCACGCCGACCTCGTCGTCCGCGCGCTCGAGGCCGGCAAGGCCGTCCTCTGCGAGAAGCCGCTCGCCGTCAACCACGGCACCGCGATGGCGCTCGTCGACGCGGCCCGCGAGGCTGGCCTCCCGCTCGTCGAGGCGTACATGTACCGCTTCCACCCGCAGACCGCGGCGCTCCTCGAGCTGCTGCGCGACGGCGTCATCGGCGAGGTCGCCCACGTCGACGCGTCCTTCTCCTTCCGCACCGGATCCCGCACCGGCCGCCTCTACGACACCGCGACCGCGGGCGGCGGGATCCTCGACGTCGGCGGCTACACCGTCACCGCCGCGGCGGCCGTCGTGCAGGCCGCGACCGGGATCGCCGTGGCCGAGCCGCTCACGCTGGAGGTCGACGGCACCGTCGGGCCGACCGGCGTCGACGAGTGGTCCGTCGCGCGGGTGGCCTACCGCGGCGTGGCCGGGAAGCCGGGCATCACCGCGACCCTCCGCACGGGCGTCGCCCTCGACGAGCCGCGGGCGCTCACGATCCTGGGCTCGAAGGGCCGCATCCACCTCAGCGACCCGTGGACCCTCGGCGACGCGCCCACCATCGAGGTCTCCGTCGTCGGCGAGGAGCCGCGCACGCTCACCTTCACCGGCGCGAAGCCGTACGCGATCGAGGCCGACGCCACGACCGACGCGCTCGCGGCCGGCCGCGGCGAGGCCGCGCAGATGACGCTCGACGAGACGCTCGCCACCGCCCGCACGCTCGACCGCTGGCGCGCCGCGCTCGAGCTGCGCTACCCGTTCGAGGCGGAGGACGCCGACATCCCCACGGTCTCCGGCCGCCCCTTGAGCGTCCGCGACGACAGCCCGATGCTCTACGGCGAGATCCCCGGCGTCGGCAAGCGCATGTCGCGCCTCGTCCTGGGCGTCGACAACCAGCCCGACCTGGCGCTCGCGTCCGCGATCTTCGACCACTTCGTCGAGCAGGGCGGCAACGCCTTCGACACCGGCTACATCTACGGCGGCGGCGTGCTCGAGGGGCGGTTGGGGAAGTGGATCCGGAACCGCGGCATCCGCGAGGACGTGGTCGTCATCACCAAGGGCGCCCACACCCCGCACTGCGATCCCGAGTCGCTCACGCAGCAGCTGCTCGAGAGCCTCGAGCGCCAGGGCACCGACTACGCCGACATCTACCTCATGCACCGCGACAACCTCGAGGTGCCGGTGGGGGAGTTCGTCGACGTGATGGACGAGCACCAGCGCGCCGGGCGGATCCGCTCCTATGGCGTCTCCAACTGGACGCCCGAGCGATTCGACGAGGCGCAGGCGTACGCGAAGGCGAACGGCCGGGCCGGGTTCCAGGCGCTGAGCGACCACTTCGGCCTGGCCGAGGCGTACGACGTGCCGTGGGCGGGATGCGTGCACGTCACGGATCCCGCGTCCAAGGCCTGGCTCGAGGAGCGGCAGGTCCCGCTGCTGCCGTGGTCGTCGCAGGCGCGCGGCTTCTTCACGGGCCGTGCCCGCCCCGACGACCTGAGCGACCCGGAGCTCGTGCGCTGCTACTACGGCGACGACAACTTCGAGCGCCTCCGCCGGGCCGAGGAGCTCGCGGCGGAGCACGGCGTGCAGGCCACGGCCATCGCGCTCGCCTACGTGCTCGCGCAGCCGTTCCCGACGTTCCCGCTGTTCGGGCCGCGCACCATCACGGAGGTGCGCTCCTCGATGCGCGGCCTGTCGATCGAGCTCACCCCGGAGCAGGTGGCGTGGCTGGACCTGCGGGGCTGA
- the moaA gene encoding GTP 3',8-cyclase MoaA — MSTSLGMPAMPRPAAAPGPARPDDPALLDPFGRRATDLRISLTDRCNLRCTYCMPAEGLPFTPDRQALQLAEIERLVRIGTRDLGVRQVRFTGGEPLLRRDLIEIIAACAALPDRPEISLTTNAIGLSSRAQALKDAGLDRINVSLDSVHAETFRLITRRPFLDRVLDGIDAAAAAGLAPIKINAVLVRGVNDDQAADLLEWAVAGGHQLRFIEQMPLDADHAWDRDEMITAAEIRARLSERFTLVPDEEPRDGSPAELWRVHSRESGAGTAMLGRVGVIASVTEPFCADCRRTRLTATGGVRSCLFSHTETDLLAPLRSGASDQEIADLWRGAMWAKPKGHGMDDADFIQPARSMSAIGG, encoded by the coding sequence ATGAGCACCTCGCTGGGGATGCCGGCGATGCCGCGTCCCGCCGCCGCTCCGGGCCCCGCCCGGCCCGACGATCCGGCGCTCCTCGACCCCTTCGGCCGCCGCGCGACCGACCTCCGCATCTCCCTCACCGACCGCTGCAACCTGCGCTGCACCTACTGCATGCCGGCCGAGGGCCTCCCCTTCACGCCCGACCGGCAAGCGCTGCAGCTCGCCGAGATCGAGCGGCTCGTGCGCATCGGGACGCGCGACCTCGGCGTCCGGCAGGTGCGCTTCACGGGCGGCGAGCCGCTGCTGCGCCGCGACCTCATCGAGATCATCGCGGCCTGCGCGGCGCTCCCCGACCGGCCCGAGATCTCGCTCACGACCAACGCGATCGGCCTGTCCTCCCGAGCGCAGGCGCTGAAGGACGCGGGGCTCGACCGGATCAACGTGTCGCTCGACTCCGTGCACGCGGAGACGTTCCGGCTGATCACGCGCCGGCCGTTCCTCGACCGCGTGCTCGACGGCATCGACGCTGCCGCGGCCGCGGGGCTCGCGCCCATCAAGATCAACGCCGTGCTCGTGCGCGGCGTCAACGACGACCAGGCGGCGGACCTCCTCGAGTGGGCCGTCGCGGGCGGCCACCAGCTGCGCTTCATCGAGCAGATGCCGCTCGACGCCGACCACGCGTGGGACCGGGACGAGATGATCACGGCCGCCGAGATCCGCGCGCGCCTGTCGGAGCGCTTCACGCTGGTGCCCGACGAGGAGCCGCGCGACGGATCCCCCGCCGAGCTCTGGCGCGTGCACTCCCGCGAGAGCGGGGCCGGCACGGCGATGCTCGGCCGCGTCGGCGTCATCGCGAGCGTCACCGAGCCGTTCTGCGCCGACTGCCGCCGCACGCGCCTCACCGCGACGGGCGGCGTGCGCAGCTGCCTGTTCTCGCACACCGAGACCGACCTGCTCGCGCCCCTCCGCTCGGGCGCGTCCGACCAGGAGATCGCCGACCTCTGGCGCGGCGCCATGTGGGCGAAGCCGAAGGGCCACGGCATGGACGACGCCGACTTCATCCAGCCCGCCCGCTCGATGAGCGCGATCGGGGGCTGA